In Desulfonatronovibrio magnus, a single genomic region encodes these proteins:
- a CDS encoding MerR family transcriptional regulator, which yields MSREEGKYKIGQVAEMLGLEAYVLRFWETEFEQLRPNRTAKGQRYYTCEHIKLLKKIKKLLYKDKLTIDGARMRLEEQSRFADTLDEIKSSLLDIKKILS from the coding sequence ATGAGCAGGGAAGAAGGTAAGTATAAAATAGGTCAGGTTGCTGAAATGCTGGGGCTGGAAGCTTATGTACTGCGCTTTTGGGAAACTGAGTTTGAACAGTTGCGTCCCAATAGAACAGCTAAGGGCCAGCGTTATTATACCTGCGAACATATCAAACTTCTAAAAAAGATCAAAAAACTTCTGTATAAGGATAAGCTGACCATTGACGGCGCTCGCATGCGCCTCGAAGAGCAGAGCAGGTTTGCCGATACTCTGGATGAAATAAAATCATCCCTCCTGGATATAAAAAAAATCCTCAGTTAA
- the pheT gene encoding phenylalanine--tRNA ligase subunit beta: MLLSLTWLKEFTPYEGTVEELAHRLTMVGLEVEEIQKPFAYLSGLVVGHVVEKKAHPDADKLSLCQVDIGTGELLPIVCGAPNVASGQKVAVAPVGTVMPNEMLIKKAKIRGQVSKGMICSEIELELGSDSSGIMVLDEGLKPGTGLIQALNLEEYVLDIGITPNRSDCLSVLGLARETAAIFDLPLTIPWLNLQENHSLNCNSMVRVVIDDSYGCPLYQARIISECEVKPSPAAVRYRLMAVGVRPINNIVDVTNYILMELGQPLHSFDNDLMKGELVRVDRATDGMKFTTLDGQQRTLAKDDLLIWDAERPVALAGVMGGAETEIHKDSRNVLLECAVFDPLSIRKTARRLGLSSEASFRFERGVDHPGSRFAIDRAAELISSMSGGTVAGGVSQAEPRPFQSVSVNFRPSKVGSLLAIDVDADYCRKTLSGLGCVLSDGDNEFKVTAPSYRPDLEREVDLIEEVGRIYGLDRIPEHLPRIKKSLGQQPLDLSFDFIVRIKDWARGLGLNEVVNYSFVGRSDLDAIGGEETYRVDVFNPLSEDQNVLRTDLLPGLLQSLRHNLGHDNNRLKVFEVARAFFSHNQSETGVKEINRLAVLLYGARHSGQWPHIEDDFDYADIKGLLENLTKVFVRLPVNFIQEFNHSYLSPAVRFICNDVELGFLGRVKPDIARIYKARKDIWFADIDLDELQKIFLDQEISFVSLPRFPVVRRDMTIIAPMDIKHDQIMDVVLGSGANILEEATLTDVYYPENSAEKNMTYRMTYRHPDKTLKDKEVEKVHQKIAQDLTSKLPLRFA, translated from the coding sequence ATGCTTCTCAGTTTGACTTGGCTAAAAGAATTCACTCCTTATGAAGGAACTGTGGAAGAACTCGCTCACAGACTGACCATGGTGGGTCTGGAAGTTGAGGAAATCCAAAAACCTTTTGCATACCTTTCAGGGTTGGTTGTGGGGCATGTGGTAGAGAAAAAAGCCCATCCAGATGCAGACAAACTTTCTCTTTGCCAGGTGGATATTGGTACAGGTGAGCTGTTGCCCATAGTATGCGGTGCTCCCAATGTTGCTTCCGGGCAGAAAGTAGCTGTTGCCCCTGTGGGTACGGTTATGCCGAACGAAATGCTAATAAAAAAGGCCAAAATTCGCGGGCAGGTCTCTAAGGGGATGATCTGTTCTGAAATAGAGCTTGAGCTGGGCTCGGATTCTTCCGGTATAATGGTCCTTGATGAAGGGCTTAAGCCTGGAACGGGTCTGATTCAGGCCTTGAACCTTGAAGAGTACGTACTGGATATTGGCATCACACCCAATCGATCAGACTGTCTAAGTGTTCTGGGTCTTGCAAGAGAAACAGCAGCAATTTTTGATTTACCCCTTACCATTCCCTGGTTGAACCTGCAGGAAAATCATTCTCTGAACTGCAACTCCATGGTCAGGGTGGTTATTGATGATTCATATGGATGTCCACTTTATCAGGCAAGGATAATTTCTGAGTGTGAGGTCAAGCCAAGTCCTGCGGCTGTTCGATACAGGCTTATGGCTGTCGGGGTTCGCCCCATTAATAATATTGTTGATGTCACCAACTACATTTTGATGGAACTGGGACAACCACTTCATTCTTTTGACAATGACCTGATGAAAGGTGAACTTGTTAGAGTTGACAGGGCAACTGATGGAATGAAGTTTACAACTCTTGATGGACAGCAAAGGACTCTTGCAAAAGATGATCTTCTGATCTGGGATGCTGAAAGGCCGGTTGCTCTGGCCGGTGTAATGGGCGGGGCAGAGACAGAGATACACAAGGATAGCCGGAATGTACTCCTTGAGTGTGCAGTGTTTGATCCTTTAAGTATTCGAAAAACTGCAAGAAGACTTGGTCTGAGCAGCGAAGCATCCTTTCGGTTTGAACGTGGAGTTGATCATCCTGGATCAAGGTTTGCCATTGACAGAGCTGCTGAGCTTATCAGCTCAATGTCCGGTGGGACTGTGGCAGGGGGAGTATCTCAGGCTGAGCCCAGACCATTTCAATCTGTTTCAGTCAACTTTCGTCCTTCCAAAGTTGGGTCTTTACTGGCCATTGATGTAGATGCAGATTATTGTCGAAAAACTCTTTCCGGACTTGGATGTGTACTTTCAGATGGCGATAATGAATTTAAAGTTACTGCTCCAAGCTACAGACCGGATCTTGAGCGGGAAGTGGATCTGATAGAAGAAGTTGGCAGGATATACGGTTTAGACCGTATCCCTGAGCATCTCCCGCGTATAAAAAAATCTCTTGGCCAGCAGCCGCTGGACCTGAGTTTTGATTTTATCGTCAGGATCAAGGATTGGGCCAGAGGTCTCGGGCTTAACGAAGTCGTCAATTACAGCTTTGTAGGTCGCTCTGACCTTGATGCCATTGGTGGGGAAGAAACTTACAGGGTAGATGTGTTTAATCCTTTAAGCGAAGACCAGAATGTGCTGAGGACAGACCTGTTACCCGGATTATTACAATCTTTGCGCCACAATCTGGGGCATGACAACAATCGTTTAAAAGTCTTTGAAGTTGCCAGAGCATTTTTTTCTCATAATCAGTCTGAAACCGGAGTCAAAGAAATTAACCGGCTTGCTGTTCTTCTATATGGCGCACGCCACTCAGGGCAATGGCCTCATATTGAGGATGATTTTGACTATGCTGATATCAAGGGTTTGCTTGAAAATTTAACTAAAGTATTCGTCAGGTTGCCTGTTAATTTTATTCAGGAGTTCAACCATAGTTATTTGTCTCCAGCAGTCAGATTCATCTGTAATGATGTTGAGCTTGGTTTTCTTGGCAGGGTAAAGCCTGACATAGCCAGGATATACAAAGCCAGAAAAGATATCTGGTTTGCCGATATTGACCTTGATGAGCTTCAAAAAATCTTTCTTGATCAGGAAATCAGTTTTGTATCTCTGCCTCGTTTTCCGGTGGTCCGCCGAGATATGACCATTATAGCACCCATGGACATCAAGCACGATCAGATTATGGATGTTGTTCTTGGCAGTGGGGCAAACATCCTGGAAGAAGCAACTCTAACTGATGTTTACTATCCGGAAAATTCTGCTGAAAAAAATATGACCTATCGCATGACTTATCGGCATCCCGACAAGACCTTAAAAGACAAAGAAGTCGAAAAGGTGCATCAGAAAATTGCCCAAGATCTGACCAGTAAACTCCCCCTCAGATTTGCCTGA
- the pheS gene encoding phenylalanine--tRNA ligase subunit alpha, producing the protein MNSSADLSKNLKSLIQNFKIVLDQASSLQELEDARVDFLGRKGRLASIMSCLPELSKDDRPALGRLANEVKDALNDLYSEKTRFLEEQKQQLSMASFDPTFPGRAPDVGSLHPVTKVINDICAIFIRLGFDVVTGPEVETDFYNFEALNLPPGHPARDMQDTLYISENVVLRTHTSPLQVRTMLKRKPPVAAIAPGKVYRRDSDLTHTPMFHQIEGFLVDTDVNMADLRGTLTAFAHEIFDPGVKVRFRPSFFPFTEPSAEVDISCVMCNGSGKAKDGSTCRICKETGWVEILGCGMIDPEVFAKVDYDPERYTGFAFGLGVERVAMLKYGIGDLRMFFENDLRFLKQFA; encoded by the coding sequence ATGAATTCATCTGCTGATCTCAGCAAAAATCTTAAAAGCCTGATCCAGAATTTTAAAATAGTTCTGGATCAGGCTTCTTCGTTGCAGGAATTGGAAGATGCTCGAGTAGACTTTCTTGGCAGGAAAGGAAGGCTTGCATCCATTATGTCCTGTTTGCCCGAACTATCCAAAGATGATCGACCGGCTTTGGGGCGTCTTGCCAACGAAGTCAAGGATGCACTTAATGATCTGTACTCTGAAAAGACTCGTTTTCTTGAAGAACAGAAACAGCAATTGAGTATGGCATCTTTTGATCCTACCTTTCCAGGACGAGCTCCTGATGTCGGTTCTTTGCATCCTGTTACTAAAGTTATTAATGATATCTGCGCCATCTTTATCAGGCTTGGATTCGACGTTGTCACAGGTCCTGAAGTGGAAACCGACTTCTATAACTTTGAAGCACTGAACCTTCCGCCCGGACATCCTGCGAGAGATATGCAGGACACTTTGTATATCAGTGAAAATGTTGTTTTGCGAACTCATACTTCTCCTTTGCAGGTCAGAACCATGCTCAAACGCAAACCTCCTGTAGCAGCCATAGCTCCTGGAAAGGTTTATCGCAGAGACTCGGATCTGACGCACACACCCATGTTTCACCAGATCGAAGGCTTTCTGGTGGATACTGATGTTAACATGGCTGACCTGCGTGGAACTTTGACTGCGTTTGCTCATGAGATTTTTGATCCTGGTGTCAAGGTCCGATTCAGACCAAGTTTCTTTCCTTTCACAGAGCCGAGTGCTGAAGTGGATATCAGTTGTGTTATGTGCAATGGCAGTGGAAAGGCAAAAGACGGCAGTACCTGCAGGATATGCAAGGAAACAGGATGGGTTGAGATTCTTGGTTGTGGCATGATAGATCCGGAAGTATTCGCCAAGGTGGATTATGATCCTGAGCGCTATACTGGATTTGCCTTTGGTCTGGGCGTAGAAAGGGTGGCCATGCTTAAGTATGGCATTGGTGATCTCAGAATGTTTTTCGAAAATGACCTGCGTTTTCTCAAACAATTTGCGTAG
- the rplT gene encoding 50S ribosomal protein L20 produces MRVKRGKTAHKRHKKYLKLAKGYRGGRSKLYRTAREAVERSLCYAYRDRRQKKREFRKLWVVRINAAAREYGLSYSRFMNGLSKAGVELNRKVLADMAVNEKAAFARLAEMVKSGT; encoded by the coding sequence ATGCGGGTTAAAAGAGGTAAAACCGCCCACAAGCGGCATAAAAAATATTTAAAGTTAGCCAAGGGATACCGCGGGGGAAGAAGCAAGCTCTACCGCACCGCTCGTGAAGCAGTGGAGCGGAGTTTATGTTATGCCTATCGTGACCGGAGGCAGAAAAAACGTGAATTCAGGAAACTCTGGGTTGTGCGTATCAATGCCGCTGCCAGAGAATATGGTTTATCTTACAGTCGCTTTATGAATGGACTGAGCAAGGCCGGAGTTGAGTTGAATCGTAAGGTTTTGGCTGATATGGCTGTAAATGAAAAAGCAGCATTTGCCAGACTTGCGGAAATGGTCAAGTCCGGGACATAA
- the rpmI gene encoding 50S ribosomal protein L35, with translation MPKIKTNRSAAKRFSITGSGKVKRRKQNLRHILTKKSAKRKRKLGKSAIVDSANMKSVKRLLPNSF, from the coding sequence ATGCCCAAGATTAAAACAAACAGAAGTGCTGCCAAACGGTTCAGCATTACCGGCAGTGGAAAGGTCAAGAGACGGAAACAGAATCTGCGTCATATACTGACCAAGAAAAGTGCCAAAAGAAAAAGAAAACTGGGCAAGTCAGCCATTGTTGACAGTGCCAACATGAAATCAGTTAAAAGGCTTTTGCCTAATTCTTTTTAG
- the infC gene encoding translation initiation factor IF-3 has product MDTSTKARRNRQIRAREVRVINEDGEQLGVMDSAKAISQAESMGLDLVEVAPNADPPVCRIMDFGKYQFQQQKKKQEAKKKQTKVQIKEIKVRPKTDDNDLNTKVRHILRFIEAGDRCKVTVAFRGRELAHKDRGAEILSRIVDMTSDVAKVEQEPRFEGRTMHLLLAPINPKK; this is encoded by the coding sequence ATAGATACCTCTACTAAGGCCCGACGCAACAGGCAGATCAGGGCGAGAGAAGTACGTGTAATCAATGAGGATGGCGAGCAGCTTGGGGTCATGGACAGCGCAAAAGCCATAAGTCAGGCTGAATCCATGGGGCTTGACCTGGTGGAAGTGGCACCCAATGCCGATCCTCCGGTTTGCAGAATAATGGATTTTGGCAAATATCAGTTTCAACAGCAGAAAAAGAAACAGGAAGCCAAAAAGAAGCAGACCAAGGTTCAGATTAAAGAGATCAAGGTCAGACCCAAAACTGATGATAATGATCTCAACACCAAGGTGCGTCACATATTAAGGTTTATTGAGGCTGGGGACAGATGCAAGGTTACTGTTGCCTTCAGAGGCAGAGAACTGGCCCATAAGGACCGGGGAGCTGAAATTTTATCCCGTATTGTTGATATGACTTCAGATGTGGCAAAGGTGGAGCAGGAACCTCGTTTTGAAGGTCGAACAATGCATTTGTTGCTGGCTCCCATTAATCCTAAGAAATGA
- the thrS gene encoding threonine--tRNA ligase gives MVKVAGTHEEVQVVSGATCREVLSQALSGKKLKEVVACKCNEGLYDLKSAVDEECDSVEPVFLSSPEGLKVLRHSAAHIMAEAVKSLFPTAKVTIGPDIENGYYYDFDFERSFTPEDLEKIEAKMTESVAQNLPFERIVVSKDEAKKMFLGMNETYKLEIIDDLDEDTVSIYKHGDFVDLCRGPHLPDTGYLKAFKLTSVAGAYWRGDEKRPMLQRIYGTAFATPKDLKKHLAQLEEARKRDHRKLGTQLDLFSFSEEAGPGMPIFHPKGALVRTILEDFERKEHLRRGYQIVQGPQILRRELWEKSGHYDNYRENMYFTDIEEHSYGIKPMNCLSHMLIYKSRLRSYRDLPLRYFELGRVHRHEKSGVLHGLLRVREFTQDDAHILCRPDQLQGEIVSIVKFVQDIMALFEFDYEVEISTRPEKSIGSDADWDRATTALTNALQSIGLDYSVNPGDGAFYGPKIDVKLKDALGRKWQCATVQCDFTLPERFDLSYTGEDGNRHRPVMLHRVILGAIERFLGVLIEHYAGAFPVWLAPVQARILNITDVQKEYVEKCCKTLKDQGIRVDMDIRNEKLGYKVREAQIEKVPYILVAGEKEISASGLNVRVRGGKNLGLKSLPDVIELIYDEMDEPFKKGGMSYRYLY, from the coding sequence ATGGTCAAAGTTGCAGGCACTCATGAAGAAGTCCAGGTGGTTTCTGGAGCAACCTGCAGAGAAGTTCTGTCTCAAGCTCTTTCCGGCAAGAAGCTTAAGGAGGTTGTAGCCTGTAAGTGCAATGAAGGGCTGTATGATCTTAAATCTGCTGTGGATGAGGAATGCGACTCTGTGGAGCCGGTGTTTCTTTCAAGTCCTGAAGGGCTGAAAGTTTTACGGCACAGTGCGGCTCACATTATGGCCGAAGCAGTCAAGTCATTGTTTCCGACTGCTAAGGTTACAATCGGCCCGGACATTGAAAACGGCTATTACTATGACTTTGATTTTGAGCGCTCCTTCACCCCTGAAGACCTGGAAAAAATTGAAGCGAAAATGACCGAAAGTGTAGCTCAGAATCTTCCATTTGAGCGTATTGTGGTTTCTAAGGATGAAGCCAAAAAAATGTTTCTTGGTATGAATGAAACTTATAAGCTCGAGATTATTGATGATCTTGATGAAGATACAGTCTCAATCTATAAACATGGTGATTTTGTTGATCTATGCAGGGGACCGCACCTGCCAGATACAGGCTATCTCAAGGCTTTCAAGCTTACATCTGTTGCAGGAGCCTACTGGCGGGGTGATGAAAAGCGTCCCATGCTGCAAAGAATATACGGTACAGCCTTTGCGACACCCAAGGACTTGAAAAAACACCTTGCGCAATTGGAGGAAGCCAGAAAGCGGGATCATCGCAAACTTGGCACTCAACTTGATTTATTTAGTTTTTCAGAAGAAGCCGGGCCAGGTATGCCAATTTTTCATCCGAAAGGTGCGCTGGTCAGAACAATTCTTGAAGATTTTGAGCGTAAAGAGCATCTCAGGCGTGGATACCAGATAGTTCAGGGCCCACAGATTTTACGCAGGGAACTCTGGGAAAAATCAGGGCACTATGATAATTACCGTGAGAATATGTACTTTACTGATATTGAAGAACATTCCTACGGAATAAAGCCTATGAACTGTCTTTCGCACATGCTGATTTACAAGTCCAGGCTTCGAAGTTACAGGGATCTGCCTTTGCGATATTTTGAACTGGGACGTGTTCACAGACACGAAAAATCCGGTGTTTTGCATGGTTTATTAAGGGTCCGAGAATTCACTCAGGATGACGCCCATATTCTTTGCAGACCGGATCAGCTTCAAGGGGAGATTGTATCCATTGTCAAGTTTGTTCAGGATATTATGGCTCTATTTGAGTTTGATTACGAAGTAGAGATCAGCACCAGGCCGGAAAAATCTATTGGCAGTGATGCTGACTGGGATCGAGCTACAACTGCATTGACTAATGCCTTGCAAAGCATCGGTCTTGACTACAGCGTTAACCCCGGAGACGGAGCTTTTTATGGACCCAAAATCGATGTAAAACTAAAGGACGCTCTGGGTAGAAAATGGCAATGCGCAACTGTACAATGTGATTTTACCCTGCCGGAGAGGTTTGATCTTTCTTACACGGGAGAAGATGGTAATCGGCACAGGCCTGTTATGCTGCATAGAGTGATTCTTGGAGCCATTGAGCGATTTCTTGGAGTCTTAATTGAGCACTATGCAGGAGCATTTCCAGTATGGCTTGCTCCGGTTCAGGCCAGGATCTTGAATATTACCGATGTCCAGAAGGAATATGTCGAAAAGTGCTGTAAAACTCTCAAGGATCAAGGCATCAGGGTCGACATGGACATTCGGAACGAAAAGCTGGGGTACAAAGTACGTGAGGCTCAAATTGAGAAGGTTCCTTATATTCTGGTAGCTGGAGAAAAAGAAATCAGCGCATCAGGGCTGAATGTTCGTGTCAGGGGAGGTAAAAACCTTGGTCTGAAGTCATTGCCCGATGTGATTGAATTAATATATGATGAAATGGATGAACCGTTCAAGAAGGGAGGAATGAGTTATAGATACCTCTACTAA